From the genome of Pelomonas sp. SE-A7, one region includes:
- a CDS encoding GFA family protein: protein MSSRLASCTCGQLRAQVHGDPVRISICHCLACQRRSGSVFAAQARYPRAQVSLTGISTSYVRVGDEGGRARFHFCPTCGDTVYYEIEAMPEFLAVPIGAFADPGFPTPSVSVYESRMHRWVVPPPAAEHFP from the coding sequence ATGTCGTCCCGCCTAGCCTCCTGCACCTGCGGCCAGCTCAGGGCCCAGGTCCACGGCGATCCCGTGCGTATCTCCATCTGCCATTGCCTGGCCTGCCAGCGCCGCTCGGGCAGCGTGTTCGCAGCCCAGGCCCGTTATCCGCGGGCGCAGGTGTCGCTGACGGGAATCTCGACGAGCTATGTGCGTGTGGGCGACGAAGGCGGCCGGGCCCGCTTCCACTTCTGCCCGACCTGTGGGGACACGGTCTATTACGAGATCGAGGCCATGCCGGAGTTCCTGGCGGTGCCGATAGGCGCGTTTGCCGATCCGGGCTTTCCGACGCCGTCCGTCTCCGTCTACGAATCGCGCATGCACCGCTGGGTCGTGCCGCCTCCCGCGGCGGAACACTTTCCCTGA
- a CDS encoding transcription initiation protein produces the protein MAKYLISFPSAAMVVPAEEMEAVGRAAHAVIDEAKAAGVYLFAGGIDEAVPPLLVSADGAFAEGGYPWAPPLNGGFTVLELPSREQALVWAARIAKACRCEQELRVFGDDPRS, from the coding sequence ATGGCCAAGTACCTGATTTCCTTTCCCAGCGCCGCGATGGTCGTGCCTGCGGAAGAGATGGAAGCGGTGGGTCGCGCTGCGCATGCGGTGATCGATGAGGCGAAAGCCGCGGGCGTTTATCTCTTTGCCGGTGGCATCGACGAAGCGGTGCCTCCCCTGCTGGTCTCGGCCGACGGCGCGTTCGCCGAAGGCGGCTACCCCTGGGCACCGCCGCTGAACGGCGGCTTCACCGTGCTGGAGCTGCCCTCGCGCGAGCAAGCGCTGGTGTGGGCGGCGCGCATTGCCAAGGCTTGCCGCTGCGAGCAGGAGCTGCGCGTCTTCGGGGACGATCCGCGGTCCTGA
- a CDS encoding tautomerase family protein, giving the protein MPIAKIEVCRPRSSTEVAALIDAVYQAQLLALKVPEDDKQIRFVEHKPEHFPVPPSKTENYTLVEIQIFPGRSLDAKRKLYAEIARRFDELGIASSDITVILHEPSLDNWGVGGKPASEVDLGFRLDV; this is encoded by the coding sequence ATGCCAATTGCCAAGATCGAAGTCTGTCGCCCCCGCTCATCGACCGAAGTTGCTGCGCTGATCGACGCCGTGTACCAGGCCCAGTTGCTGGCGCTGAAGGTGCCTGAGGACGACAAGCAGATTCGGTTTGTCGAGCACAAGCCTGAGCATTTCCCGGTGCCTCCGAGCAAGACGGAGAACTACACCCTGGTCGAGATCCAGATATTTCCCGGGCGCTCGCTGGATGCCAAGAGAAAGCTGTACGCCGAGATTGCCCGGCGCTTCGACGAGCTGGGCATCGCGTCGTCGGACATCACGGTGATCCTGCATGAGCCCTCGCTCGACAACTGGGGCGTCGGCGGCAAGCCGGCCTCTGAAGTCGACCTCGGCTTCAGGCTCGACGTGTGA
- a CDS encoding GNAT family N-acetyltransferase, translated as MIISTLQTPRLDLVPPDVTCDSAYLRFYTDPDASAAYGGPLSPHAVWSRLTYDLGSWHLQGFGVWALRRRSDAAIIGVCGFWQGRDWPRELTWWLLPEARGQGYALEASRAAVEHAYGELGWAAVNTYCADTNNAAIALISRLGGMKIGRQAFPDGEDRNVYQIPRPAA; from the coding sequence ATGATCATTTCGACTCTACAAACGCCACGGCTCGACCTAGTTCCGCCGGATGTGACTTGTGATTCAGCGTATTTGCGCTTCTACACCGACCCTGACGCATCCGCTGCATATGGCGGCCCCTTGTCGCCTCATGCAGTTTGGTCTCGCCTTACATATGACCTAGGCTCCTGGCACCTTCAAGGTTTCGGAGTCTGGGCGCTTCGTCGCCGCTCGGATGCGGCGATCATCGGCGTTTGCGGATTTTGGCAAGGGCGCGATTGGCCACGAGAGCTTACTTGGTGGCTCCTTCCCGAAGCCCGCGGGCAGGGGTACGCGCTTGAGGCTTCGCGCGCTGCTGTTGAGCACGCATATGGCGAGTTGGGATGGGCGGCGGTAAATACCTACTGTGCCGACACGAACAACGCAGCAATTGCGCTGATATCGCGCCTTGGCGGAATGAAGATAGGACGGCAAGCGTTTCCAGACGGGGAGGACCGCAATGTCTATCAAATTCCACGACCTGCAGCCTAA
- a CDS encoding GNAT family N-acetyltransferase: MPETLPPHVVLSDELAVINWAELKRAVAEDNFDNGRTPAELRDSFAATNVRVFALLDGRVIGTARALADGVCNAFVVDVWTKSAFRRQGLAKRMMTFLEQRLEGHHVALFTEHAVSFYDKLGYSEERVGMSKVVGTWLRRTRDSNEQTAPSDGTASDA; encoded by the coding sequence ATGCCAGAAACTCTGCCTCCCCATGTTGTTCTGTCCGATGAATTGGCCGTGATCAACTGGGCTGAATTGAAGCGCGCAGTGGCCGAAGACAACTTCGACAACGGCCGCACACCGGCCGAGCTGCGAGACTCGTTCGCCGCAACAAACGTTCGGGTCTTTGCCCTGCTGGACGGAAGAGTAATTGGTACCGCGCGCGCTCTTGCGGACGGAGTTTGCAACGCCTTCGTTGTCGATGTCTGGACGAAAAGCGCGTTCCGGCGGCAAGGACTGGCCAAGCGAATGATGACCTTTCTTGAGCAGCGTCTTGAGGGTCATCACGTCGCGCTCTTCACAGAGCATGCTGTCAGCTTCTATGACAAGCTTGGCTACTCCGAAGAGCGTGTGGGTATGAGCAAGGTCGTTGGCACCTGGCTCCGCCGGACGCGCGATTCCAATGAACAGACTGCCCCATCAGACGGTACTGCGAGTGATGCCTAA
- a CDS encoding GNAT family N-acetyltransferase: MRHSYQIRIGRAADANRLAVLATQVWLHTYATDGISDLTAQYILSELTPAKYSQSLSEPSTYFFVAERGQDLIGFAAVKFGAQCPAEASSAVELKTLYVQEHHIGHGVGRALLQAAEAKAHEQSESKLWLTVNARNDRAIAFYDRQGYSKVGTSYFVLGEGRHENHVLVGRDA; this comes from the coding sequence ATGCGTCATAGCTACCAAATTCGGATCGGTCGAGCAGCGGATGCCAACCGTCTCGCAGTCTTGGCCACTCAGGTCTGGCTGCACACGTACGCCACCGATGGCATCAGTGACCTGACCGCCCAGTACATTCTTTCCGAGCTCACTCCGGCGAAGTACTCGCAGTCGCTCAGCGAGCCATCTACCTACTTCTTCGTGGCCGAGCGCGGCCAAGATCTCATTGGCTTTGCCGCGGTCAAGTTCGGCGCACAGTGCCCGGCGGAAGCGAGTTCGGCCGTCGAGCTGAAAACGCTCTATGTTCAGGAGCATCACATCGGCCACGGTGTTGGGAGGGCGCTCCTTCAGGCGGCCGAGGCCAAGGCACACGAGCAGTCGGAGTCCAAGTTGTGGCTGACGGTCAATGCCAGAAACGATAGGGCTATCGCTTTCTATGATCGTCAGGGCTATTCCAAGGTCGGTACCTCGTACTTCGTCCTCGGCGAGGGGCGCCATGAAAACCATGTGCTTGTCGGCCGTGACGCATAA
- a CDS encoding DUF4375 domain-containing protein — translation MKPGEAYWAILYPIWDEVSIYDGAERFSEDFEKLDRVAQALFAAHWCQSEVCNGGFGQFFGNSTGVLALEAVAGFEALGMQNVASVVRQAVSLFGSAYPSDRAAREEQLEMLRHESLNELDGEFFSFIQSEQGGFVAAADTFAKAHGA, via the coding sequence ATGAAACCAGGCGAAGCCTATTGGGCCATCCTCTATCCGATCTGGGATGAGGTTTCCATTTATGACGGGGCGGAGCGCTTCTCGGAGGACTTTGAGAAGTTGGATCGTGTCGCACAAGCCTTGTTCGCTGCCCATTGGTGTCAGTCTGAGGTCTGTAACGGTGGGTTTGGTCAGTTCTTCGGAAACAGCACGGGAGTGCTCGCTTTGGAAGCTGTGGCTGGCTTCGAGGCGCTTGGAATGCAGAACGTGGCTAGCGTCGTCCGCCAGGCCGTTTCGCTGTTTGGGTCAGCGTACCCTTCTGACCGAGCAGCACGGGAGGAACAGCTGGAGATGTTGAGGCATGAATCTCTCAATGAACTCGACGGTGAGTTCTTTAGCTTCATTCAGTCTGAACAAGGGGGCTTCGTAGCTGCGGCTGATACCTTCGCGAAAGCCCATGGTGCCTAA
- a CDS encoding low molecular weight protein tyrosine phosphatase family protein, which produces MVRALFVCSQNRLRSPTAEQVFSQYEGIECESAGVHESANVPLDPELIAWADIIFVMEKAHRNKIAKKFKRYLDGKRVVVLGIPDEYEYMDPFLIRLLEAKVPPLLHGHAAR; this is translated from the coding sequence ATGGTCCGTGCATTGTTTGTTTGCTCGCAGAATCGTCTTCGCAGTCCGACGGCGGAGCAGGTTTTCTCGCAATACGAAGGCATCGAGTGCGAGTCAGCTGGGGTGCACGAGTCGGCGAATGTTCCGCTTGATCCCGAACTCATTGCTTGGGCCGACATCATCTTTGTGATGGAGAAGGCTCATCGGAACAAGATCGCAAAGAAGTTCAAGCGCTATCTTGATGGCAAGCGGGTTGTGGTTCTCGGCATTCCGGATGAATACGAATACATGGATCCCTTCCTGATTCGCTTGCTGGAGGCAAAGGTGCCGCCGCTGCTTCATGGGCACGCCGCTAGATGA
- a CDS encoding MltR family transcriptional regulator has translation MLLSTAEDLAKFVDELRRETDRGLPLVAAALIDDRLTETLRSFFCEVPSAAKLLDDGSAPLSSFSSRVEACFALGLIDEFEYTEIGIIRKVRNEFAHQKHGMSFSSPRIQGLCSTLKSDVPVGSGYPVQDPRFRFTNAVVCLALRLYHRPEWVALERRRPKTWVEEGATKWRSVEDELPPPGMPVMVMAKPGS, from the coding sequence ATGCTCCTATCCACCGCAGAAGACCTGGCGAAGTTCGTCGATGAGCTAAGGCGCGAGACCGACCGCGGACTCCCTTTGGTTGCTGCCGCACTGATCGATGATCGTCTTACCGAGACACTGCGGTCGTTCTTTTGCGAAGTGCCAAGTGCCGCGAAGCTTCTTGATGACGGCAGTGCGCCACTGAGCAGCTTCTCGTCAAGAGTCGAAGCTTGTTTCGCACTGGGTCTCATCGACGAGTTTGAATACACAGAGATTGGGATCATTCGCAAGGTGCGGAACGAATTCGCTCACCAGAAGCATGGCATGTCCTTTTCAAGCCCCCGAATTCAAGGCTTGTGCTCTACGCTCAAGTCCGACGTACCAGTAGGCTCGGGCTACCCAGTTCAAGACCCGAGATTCCGTTTCACCAACGCGGTTGTATGTCTCGCACTACGCCTCTACCACCGCCCTGAATGGGTAGCGCTGGAGCGAAGGAGGCCAAAGACCTGGGTTGAGGAAGGTGCCACAAAGTGGCGGTCGGTCGAAGACGAACTGCCTCCGCCTGGTATGCCGGTCATGGTCATGGCAAAGCCCGGGAGCTGA
- a CDS encoding PIN domain-containing protein, protein MRKNVVLVDFESVQPESLASLDHDHFKVMVFLGASQAKVPVDLAMSIQRLGERAEYVQISGNGPNALDFHIAFYIGQLAAIDPTAFFHVISKDKGFDPLIQHLKSRKIFAGRSADIASIPLVKSSSVKSPHERAVAYMAKLHEPKVTRPRAMKTLSGSVRSFFQNQLSDAEVSEVIEQMRSSGFITITEGRVAYAQKDG, encoded by the coding sequence TTGCGAAAGAACGTTGTTCTAGTGGACTTCGAAAGCGTGCAGCCGGAGTCCTTAGCATCGCTTGATCACGATCACTTCAAGGTGATGGTGTTTCTTGGCGCTAGCCAAGCCAAGGTACCCGTTGACCTGGCTATGTCAATTCAACGACTGGGCGAGAGAGCGGAGTACGTTCAGATCAGTGGCAATGGGCCCAATGCGCTGGACTTTCATATTGCTTTCTACATTGGGCAGCTCGCCGCGATCGATCCGACAGCCTTCTTTCACGTGATCTCGAAAGACAAAGGATTCGATCCGCTGATACAGCATTTGAAGTCACGGAAGATCTTTGCTGGTCGATCGGCTGACATAGCTTCCATCCCGTTGGTTAAGAGCTCATCCGTCAAATCGCCCCATGAGCGGGCGGTCGCCTACATGGCAAAGCTACATGAGCCCAAAGTCACTAGGCCGCGCGCGATGAAGACCTTGTCCGGCTCAGTTCGATCCTTCTTTCAGAATCAGCTTTCCGACGCGGAGGTGTCGGAAGTGATTGAGCAAATGCGGTCAAGTGGGTTCATCACAATCACTGAAGGGCGAGTGGCGTATGCACAGAAAGATGGCTAA